From Pan troglodytes isolate AG18354 chromosome 11, NHGRI_mPanTro3-v2.0_pri, whole genome shotgun sequence, the proteins below share one genomic window:
- the TUBB4B gene encoding tubulin beta-4B chain: protein MREIVHLQAGQCGNQIGAKFWEVISDEHGIDPTGTYHGDSDLQLERINVYYNEATGGKYVPRAVLVDLEPGTMDSVRSGPFGQIFRPDNFVFGQSGAGNNWAKGHYTEGAELVDSVLDVVRKEAESCDCLQGFQLTHSLGGGTGSGMGTLLISKIREEYPDRIMNTFSVVPSPKVSDTVVEPYNATLSVHQLVENTDETYCIDNEALYDICFRTLKLTTPTYGDLNHLVSATMSGVTTCLRFPGQLNADLRKLAVNMVPFPRLHFFMPGFAPLTSRGSQQYRALTVPELTQQMFDAKNMMAACDPRHGRYLTVAAVFRGRMSMKEVDEQMLNVQNKNSSYFVEWIPNNVKTAVCDIPPRGLKMSATFIGNSTAIQELFKRISEQFTAMFRRKAFLHWYTGEGMDEMEFTEAESNMNDLVSEYQQYQDATAEEEGEFEEEAEEEVA, encoded by the exons ATGAGGGAAATCGTGCACTTGCAGGCCGGGCAGTGCGGCAACCAAATCGGCGCCAAG TTTTGGGAGGTGATCAGCGATGAGCACGGCATCGACCCCACGGGCACCTACCACGGGGACAGCGACCTGCAGCTGGAACGCATCAACGTGTACTACAATGAGGCCACCG GCGGCAAGTACGTGCCCCGCGCCGTGCTCGTGGATCTGGAGCCCGGCACCATGGACTCCGTGCGCTCGGGGCCCTTCGGGCAGATCTTCCGGCCGGACAACTTCGTTTTCG GTCAGAGTGGTGCTGGGAACAACTGGGCCAAGGGGCACTACACAGAAGGCGCGGAGCTGGTGGACTCGGTGCTGGATGTTGTGAGAAAGGAGGCTGAGAGCtgtgactgcctgcagggtttcCAGCTGACCCACTCCCTGGGTGGGGGGACTGGGTCTGGGATGGGTACCCTCCTCATCAGCAAGATCCGGGAGGAGTACCCAGACAGGATCATGAACACGTTTAGTGTGGTGCCTTCGCCCAAAGTGTCAGACACAGTGGTGGAGCCCTACAACGCCACCCTCTCAGTCCACCAGCTCGTAGAAAACACAGACGAGACCTACTGCATTGATAACGAAGCTCTCTACGACATTTGCTTCAGAACCCTAAAGCTGACCACGCCCACCTATGGTGACCTGAACCACCTGGTGTCTGCTACCATGAGTGGGGTCACCACCTGCCTGCGCTTCCCAGGCCAGCTCAATGCTGACCTGCGGAAGCTGGCTGTGAACATGGTCCCGTTTCCCCGGCTGCACTTCTTCATGCCCGGCTTTGCCCCACTGACCAGCCGGGGCAGCCAGCAGTACCGGGCGCTGACCGTGCCCGAGCTCACCCAGCAGATGTTTGATGCCAAGAACATGATGGCTGCCTGCGACCCCCGCCATGGCCGCTACCTGACGGTTGCCGCCGTGTTCAGGGGCCGCATGTCCATGAAGGAGGTGGACGAGCAAATGCTTAatgttcaaaacaaaaacagcagctATTTTGTTGAGTGGATCCCCAACAATGTGAAAACGGCTGTCTGTGACATCCCACCTCGGGGGCTAAAAATGTCCGCCACCTTCATCGGCAACAGCACGGCCATCCAGGAGCTGTTCAAGCGCATCTCCGAGCAGTTCACGGCCATGTTCCGGCGCAAGGCCTTCCTGCACTGGTACACGGGCGAGGGCATGGACGAGATGGAGTTCACCGAGGCCGAGAGCAACATGAATGACCTGGTGTCCGAGTACCAGCAGTACCAGGATGCCACAGCCGAGGAGGAGGGCGAGTttgaggaggaggctgaggaggaggtggCCTAG